The following proteins are encoded in a genomic region of Vigna radiata var. radiata cultivar VC1973A unplaced genomic scaffold, Vradiata_ver6 scaffold_51, whole genome shotgun sequence:
- the LOC106780648 gene encoding LOW QUALITY PROTEIN: ABC transporter I family member 10, chloroplastic (The sequence of the model RefSeq protein was modified relative to this genomic sequence to represent the inferred CDS: deleted 1 base in 1 codon) gives MNFPYLTSFSERVVAPLHATVPTTIIRGNKAESFAIEGRNLRFSFTTRQTQDVPVLRDCSIRIPCGQFWMLLGPNGCGKSTLLKILAGLLIPTSGTVNVNGPKSFVFQNPDHQVVLPTVDADVAFGLGKIDLTHDEVKSRVSRALHAVGLTDYMKRSVQTLSGGQKQRVAIAGALAEACKVLLLDELTTFLDETDQVGVIKAVRTLWIPLQKLRHYGSPIVWKN, from the exons TTACTAGCTTCTCCGAACGTGTCGTTGCTCCTCTTCATGCCACAGTTCCCACTACAATTATCAG gggCAATAAGGCGGAGAGTTTTGCAATTGAAGGGCGTAATCTGAGATTCTCATTCACGACGAGGCAAACGCAGGATGTGCCTGTTCTTAGGGATTGTTCGATTCGCATTCCTTGCGGACAGTTTTGGATGCTTCTTGGACCCAATGGGTGTGGAAAATCTACCCTCTTGAAG ATTTTGGCGGGTCTCTTGATCCCAACTTCAGGAACAGTGAATGTGAATGGACCTAAAAGTTTCGTTTTCCAAAATCCAGATCATCAG GTGGTGCTGCCTACTGTGGATGCTGATGTTGCATTTGGTCTTGGTAAGATCGATTTGACTCACGATGAAGTCAAGTCTAGGGTGTCGAGAGCTTTGCATGCTGTAGGGCTGACTGACTACATGAAG AGATCTGTCCAAACTCTGAGTGGTGGTCAGAAGCAGAGGGTTGCCATTGCTGGTGCTCTAGCAGAAGCTTGTAAAGTTCTGTTGTTGGATGAGCTCACCACATTCTTAGATGAAACTGACCAG GTCGGGGTTATCAAAGCTGTCAGG ACTCTGTGGATACCTCTGCAGAAGTTACGGCATTAT